Genomic DNA from Leptospira brenneri:
TGATTTTAAAGGAATGTTATCACTGATCCTAACGTAATAATTTCTATTTTTATGCTTAATTTGAGGTATTATTTCATTTGCGATTTTATCTAAAAGTTGATTTTTTGTAGAACCTACTATACTCATTTCTCTTTGATTTTCGGTGATTTGTTTTATTTCTATAACTGAACTAAAGCCTGTGGTATAAAAATCAGGAGTATTGTTTTCCTCTTCTTTTATTTTGTAGATATTGATTTCGGTATCGGCTAATCCATTGTCGAGTCGAATGAACTTAATTAGCTCAAATACCGCAATGTTTTCGGATTCTATTAGCGATTTTTCTATGAATCTTATACTCTGTTCCATTGATTTAAATTAAGATATACCTTGAAAATCAAAATACCATGATCTTATTTTATACTTGTTAAAAAATATTTAATTAATGGCGCATAACGAACTAGGGGATACGACGTTTCCCGACCCTGAGTCCCTGTAGGGGACGTTAGGGGCTGGAACGAGGCTTGCGGAGGCAAGAGGAGTGCCAGAGGGAAATGTGTCGGAGACCAAGCGAGGCCGTAAGTGCCGAAGCGCCGCGTTTCCCCGTTGTTATACGCCGTTTGGTACTTTAATATCTTTTCTTCGATACCAGTATTTATATTCTTCTTTATAGCCCAGTTTTGCGTATAAATTTATAGCCATTGAATTTGTGGTAACAACTTGTAAATAGGATTTTTTAATTCCTTTTCTAAATGCTTCTTCTAGTATAATTTTTATAATCTCAGTAGCGTATCCATTTTTTCGTTCATTTTCTTTTATAACTAAGTCAAAAATTCCAACATATCCATTTTCCATTACACCGAATCCACATCCAATAAATTCACCACTTATTATTTTACTAACGACTATAACTTCTGAGTTAATCAGATTTAGCATTTTCAAAATGGTCTCAAAATATTGAATTGAGATTTTGTTTAAAATCATAAAATTACGAATCCAATTAGTGTTAAATTTGTTTTCAACTTTGATGTTATTGTATAAAATATTTTGAGGTAAAATTTCTTTAATAATTTGTACAGAAGTTAAATCAATTTTTTCGTATTTGAGTTTTTCTAATTCAATGTCGATTGTTTCATGTTCTTTGGCACTTGTAATTTTGAATATTGTTGGGAGTGAATTTTTTTGAAAGATTTCCTCACAGAATGCTAGTTTTTCATAAAAATTATCATAATATTTGTAAATAGGGTTGATAGAATTTGCACGCTTTGTATATCCATTTGCCATTCTAATGATCCAGCCATCGTGATTGATAGTCTGGATGGCGGGCCATGCATTTATTGATAATTCTTCTATTTTGAACATTTATGTTTTATTTTACCACATGGC
This window encodes:
- a CDS encoding GNAT family N-acetyltransferase, which translates into the protein MFKIEELSINAWPAIQTINHDGWIIRMANGYTKRANSINPIYKYYDNFYEKLAFCEEIFQKNSLPTIFKITSAKEHETIDIELEKLKYEKIDLTSVQIIKEILPQNILYNNIKVENKFNTNWIRNFMILNKISIQYFETILKMLNLINSEVIVVSKIISGEFIGCGFGVMENGYVGIFDLVIKENERKNGYATEIIKIILEEAFRKGIKKSYLQVVTTNSMAINLYAKLGYKEEYKYWYRRKDIKVPNGV